A window of the Rhea pennata isolate bPtePen1 chromosome 19, bPtePen1.pri, whole genome shotgun sequence genome harbors these coding sequences:
- the NARF gene encoding nuclear prelamin A recognition factor isoform X2 translates to MKCENCTKKECSKKQKNDDMQNTSVNTLTSNAEFEEKNDFYTLANAKILLSDCLACDNCMTSEEGVRVFQQNQKELFRILNLNKKCDTSKHKVLAVSVCPQSLPYFAAKFSLSVNDAARRLCGFLKSLGVHYVFDTTIAADFSILESQREFVQRYQQRNREEHALPMFASACPGWIRYAERVLTNLVTSHICTAKSPQQIMGSLVKGYFARQQNLSPDKIFHVIVAPCYDKKLEALREDFYTALYNSQEVDCVLTSGEIVQIMEQKNVSMKDVTEVAVDSLFGEIKEGEIVRHDGKTSDGYLEHIFKHAAKELFGIDVKEITYKALKNKDFQEVTLEKDGETLLRFAAAYGFRNIQNIVLKLKKGKFSYHFVEVLACPGGCLNGKGQAQTEDGKPDKALLNHMEEVYAAIPVKLPETNMHVQKIYQDWLEGMDSKKVQETLHTKYSAVNQTGNNLDIKW, encoded by the exons ATGAAGTGCGAGAACTGTACCAAAAAG gaatgcagtaaaaaacagaaaaatgatgatATGCAGAATACATCTGTTAATACTTTGACTTCAAATGCTGAATTTGAAGAG aaaaatgatttttatactTTGGCTAACGCTAAAATACTTCTTAGCGACTGCCTAGCTTGTGACAATTGTATGACATCAGAAGAAGGAGTCAGAGTTTTCCAGCAGAATCAGAAGGAGCTCTTTCGCATACTTAACCTTAATAAG AAATGTGATACCTCAAAACACAAAGTGTTGGCAGTGTCTGTATGCCCTCAGTCATTGCCTTATTTTGCTGCTAAATTCAGTCTCTCTGTGAATGATGCAGCCAGGAGACTCTGTGGTTTCCTCAAAAGTCTCG GGGTGCATTATGTATTTGACACCACTATAGCTGCCGATTTCAGTATCCTGGAGAGTCAGAGGGAATTTGTGCAGCGGTATCAACAGAGGAACCGGGAGGAGCATGCCTTACCAATGTTTGCCTCTGCTTGCCCTG GTTGGATCCGTTATGCTGAAAGGGTACTTACCAATCTTGTGACCTCTCACATTTGCACTGCAAAGTCTCCACAGCAGATCATGGGCTCCCTGGTGAAAGGCTATTTTGCCAGGCAACAG AACTTGTCTCCTGATAAAATTTTCCATGTAATTGTGGCGCCTTGTTATGACAAAAAATTGGAAGCCTTGCGGGAAGATTTCTACACTGCCTTGTATAATTCTCAAGAAGTCGATTGTGTTCTAACATCAG GTGAAATTGTCCAAAtaatggaacagaaaaatgtgtctATGAAGGATGTGACTGAAGTAGCTGTAGATAGTTT GTTTGGTGAAATAAAGGAGGGAGAAATAGTAAGGCATGATGGGAAGACATCTGATGGTTACCTGgagcacatttttaaacatgctGCAAAGGAGCTTTTTGGCATAGATGTCAAAGAAATCACCTACAAAGCGTTAAA GAACAAGGACTTTCAAGAAGTTACCCTTGAAAAAGATGGTGAGACACTGCTGCGTTTTGCAGCAGCTTACGGCTTTAGAAATATCCAGAATATCGTTCTGAAGTTGAAAAAGGGAAAGTTTTCGTACCATTTTGTAGAGGTCCTTGCCTGCCCAGGAG GGTGCTTAAATGGAAAGGGTCAGGCCCAAACTGAAGATGGAAAGCCGGATAAAGCGCTGCTTAACCACATGGAAGAAGTGTATGCTGCAATACCTGTTAAGCTTCCAGAAACCAACATGCACGTACAAAAGATATACCAGGACTGGTTGGAAGGTATGGACTCCAAGAAGGTGCAGGAAACTTTGCACACCAAATACAGTGCAGTAAATCAAACAGGAAACAATCTGGATATCAAATGGTAA
- the NARF gene encoding nuclear prelamin A recognition factor isoform X1 produces MFPPSPLCCSPAAAAEGSTAGQPRAGRTVPAGSQMKCENCTKKECSKKQKNDDMQNTSVNTLTSNAEFEEKNDFYTLANAKILLSDCLACDNCMTSEEGVRVFQQNQKELFRILNLNKKCDTSKHKVLAVSVCPQSLPYFAAKFSLSVNDAARRLCGFLKSLGVHYVFDTTIAADFSILESQREFVQRYQQRNREEHALPMFASACPGWIRYAERVLTNLVTSHICTAKSPQQIMGSLVKGYFARQQNLSPDKIFHVIVAPCYDKKLEALREDFYTALYNSQEVDCVLTSGEIVQIMEQKNVSMKDVTEVAVDSLFGEIKEGEIVRHDGKTSDGYLEHIFKHAAKELFGIDVKEITYKALKNKDFQEVTLEKDGETLLRFAAAYGFRNIQNIVLKLKKGKFSYHFVEVLACPGGCLNGKGQAQTEDGKPDKALLNHMEEVYAAIPVKLPETNMHVQKIYQDWLEGMDSKKVQETLHTKYSAVNQTGNNLDIKW; encoded by the exons AtgttccccccctcccccctctgCTGTAGCCCTGCAGCCGCCGCGGAGGGGAGCACCGCTGGGCAGCCGCGCGCGGGCCGGACGGTGCCGGCGGGCTCGCAAATGAAGTGCGAGAACTGTACCAAAAAG gaatgcagtaaaaaacagaaaaatgatgatATGCAGAATACATCTGTTAATACTTTGACTTCAAATGCTGAATTTGAAGAG aaaaatgatttttatactTTGGCTAACGCTAAAATACTTCTTAGCGACTGCCTAGCTTGTGACAATTGTATGACATCAGAAGAAGGAGTCAGAGTTTTCCAGCAGAATCAGAAGGAGCTCTTTCGCATACTTAACCTTAATAAG AAATGTGATACCTCAAAACACAAAGTGTTGGCAGTGTCTGTATGCCCTCAGTCATTGCCTTATTTTGCTGCTAAATTCAGTCTCTCTGTGAATGATGCAGCCAGGAGACTCTGTGGTTTCCTCAAAAGTCTCG GGGTGCATTATGTATTTGACACCACTATAGCTGCCGATTTCAGTATCCTGGAGAGTCAGAGGGAATTTGTGCAGCGGTATCAACAGAGGAACCGGGAGGAGCATGCCTTACCAATGTTTGCCTCTGCTTGCCCTG GTTGGATCCGTTATGCTGAAAGGGTACTTACCAATCTTGTGACCTCTCACATTTGCACTGCAAAGTCTCCACAGCAGATCATGGGCTCCCTGGTGAAAGGCTATTTTGCCAGGCAACAG AACTTGTCTCCTGATAAAATTTTCCATGTAATTGTGGCGCCTTGTTATGACAAAAAATTGGAAGCCTTGCGGGAAGATTTCTACACTGCCTTGTATAATTCTCAAGAAGTCGATTGTGTTCTAACATCAG GTGAAATTGTCCAAAtaatggaacagaaaaatgtgtctATGAAGGATGTGACTGAAGTAGCTGTAGATAGTTT GTTTGGTGAAATAAAGGAGGGAGAAATAGTAAGGCATGATGGGAAGACATCTGATGGTTACCTGgagcacatttttaaacatgctGCAAAGGAGCTTTTTGGCATAGATGTCAAAGAAATCACCTACAAAGCGTTAAA GAACAAGGACTTTCAAGAAGTTACCCTTGAAAAAGATGGTGAGACACTGCTGCGTTTTGCAGCAGCTTACGGCTTTAGAAATATCCAGAATATCGTTCTGAAGTTGAAAAAGGGAAAGTTTTCGTACCATTTTGTAGAGGTCCTTGCCTGCCCAGGAG GGTGCTTAAATGGAAAGGGTCAGGCCCAAACTGAAGATGGAAAGCCGGATAAAGCGCTGCTTAACCACATGGAAGAAGTGTATGCTGCAATACCTGTTAAGCTTCCAGAAACCAACATGCACGTACAAAAGATATACCAGGACTGGTTGGAAGGTATGGACTCCAAGAAGGTGCAGGAAACTTTGCACACCAAATACAGTGCAGTAAATCAAACAGGAAACAATCTGGATATCAAATGGTAA
- the NARF gene encoding nuclear prelamin A recognition factor isoform X3 — protein MQNTSVNTLTSNAEFEEKNDFYTLANAKILLSDCLACDNCMTSEEGVRVFQQNQKELFRILNLNKKCDTSKHKVLAVSVCPQSLPYFAAKFSLSVNDAARRLCGFLKSLGVHYVFDTTIAADFSILESQREFVQRYQQRNREEHALPMFASACPGWIRYAERVLTNLVTSHICTAKSPQQIMGSLVKGYFARQQNLSPDKIFHVIVAPCYDKKLEALREDFYTALYNSQEVDCVLTSGEIVQIMEQKNVSMKDVTEVAVDSLFGEIKEGEIVRHDGKTSDGYLEHIFKHAAKELFGIDVKEITYKALKNKDFQEVTLEKDGETLLRFAAAYGFRNIQNIVLKLKKGKFSYHFVEVLACPGGCLNGKGQAQTEDGKPDKALLNHMEEVYAAIPVKLPETNMHVQKIYQDWLEGMDSKKVQETLHTKYSAVNQTGNNLDIKW, from the exons ATGCAGAATACATCTGTTAATACTTTGACTTCAAATGCTGAATTTGAAGAG aaaaatgatttttatactTTGGCTAACGCTAAAATACTTCTTAGCGACTGCCTAGCTTGTGACAATTGTATGACATCAGAAGAAGGAGTCAGAGTTTTCCAGCAGAATCAGAAGGAGCTCTTTCGCATACTTAACCTTAATAAG AAATGTGATACCTCAAAACACAAAGTGTTGGCAGTGTCTGTATGCCCTCAGTCATTGCCTTATTTTGCTGCTAAATTCAGTCTCTCTGTGAATGATGCAGCCAGGAGACTCTGTGGTTTCCTCAAAAGTCTCG GGGTGCATTATGTATTTGACACCACTATAGCTGCCGATTTCAGTATCCTGGAGAGTCAGAGGGAATTTGTGCAGCGGTATCAACAGAGGAACCGGGAGGAGCATGCCTTACCAATGTTTGCCTCTGCTTGCCCTG GTTGGATCCGTTATGCTGAAAGGGTACTTACCAATCTTGTGACCTCTCACATTTGCACTGCAAAGTCTCCACAGCAGATCATGGGCTCCCTGGTGAAAGGCTATTTTGCCAGGCAACAG AACTTGTCTCCTGATAAAATTTTCCATGTAATTGTGGCGCCTTGTTATGACAAAAAATTGGAAGCCTTGCGGGAAGATTTCTACACTGCCTTGTATAATTCTCAAGAAGTCGATTGTGTTCTAACATCAG GTGAAATTGTCCAAAtaatggaacagaaaaatgtgtctATGAAGGATGTGACTGAAGTAGCTGTAGATAGTTT GTTTGGTGAAATAAAGGAGGGAGAAATAGTAAGGCATGATGGGAAGACATCTGATGGTTACCTGgagcacatttttaaacatgctGCAAAGGAGCTTTTTGGCATAGATGTCAAAGAAATCACCTACAAAGCGTTAAA GAACAAGGACTTTCAAGAAGTTACCCTTGAAAAAGATGGTGAGACACTGCTGCGTTTTGCAGCAGCTTACGGCTTTAGAAATATCCAGAATATCGTTCTGAAGTTGAAAAAGGGAAAGTTTTCGTACCATTTTGTAGAGGTCCTTGCCTGCCCAGGAG GGTGCTTAAATGGAAAGGGTCAGGCCCAAACTGAAGATGGAAAGCCGGATAAAGCGCTGCTTAACCACATGGAAGAAGTGTATGCTGCAATACCTGTTAAGCTTCCAGAAACCAACATGCACGTACAAAAGATATACCAGGACTGGTTGGAAGGTATGGACTCCAAGAAGGTGCAGGAAACTTTGCACACCAAATACAGTGCAGTAAATCAAACAGGAAACAATCTGGATATCAAATGGTAA
- the NARF gene encoding nuclear prelamin A recognition factor isoform X4: MLNLKSDCLACDNCMTSEEGVRVFQQNQKELFRILNLNKKCDTSKHKVLAVSVCPQSLPYFAAKFSLSVNDAARRLCGFLKSLGVHYVFDTTIAADFSILESQREFVQRYQQRNREEHALPMFASACPGWIRYAERVLTNLVTSHICTAKSPQQIMGSLVKGYFARQQNLSPDKIFHVIVAPCYDKKLEALREDFYTALYNSQEVDCVLTSGEIVQIMEQKNVSMKDVTEVAVDSLFGEIKEGEIVRHDGKTSDGYLEHIFKHAAKELFGIDVKEITYKALKNKDFQEVTLEKDGETLLRFAAAYGFRNIQNIVLKLKKGKFSYHFVEVLACPGGCLNGKGQAQTEDGKPDKALLNHMEEVYAAIPVKLPETNMHVQKIYQDWLEGMDSKKVQETLHTKYSAVNQTGNNLDIKW, from the exons ATGCTGAATTTGAAGAG CGACTGCCTAGCTTGTGACAATTGTATGACATCAGAAGAAGGAGTCAGAGTTTTCCAGCAGAATCAGAAGGAGCTCTTTCGCATACTTAACCTTAATAAG AAATGTGATACCTCAAAACACAAAGTGTTGGCAGTGTCTGTATGCCCTCAGTCATTGCCTTATTTTGCTGCTAAATTCAGTCTCTCTGTGAATGATGCAGCCAGGAGACTCTGTGGTTTCCTCAAAAGTCTCG GGGTGCATTATGTATTTGACACCACTATAGCTGCCGATTTCAGTATCCTGGAGAGTCAGAGGGAATTTGTGCAGCGGTATCAACAGAGGAACCGGGAGGAGCATGCCTTACCAATGTTTGCCTCTGCTTGCCCTG GTTGGATCCGTTATGCTGAAAGGGTACTTACCAATCTTGTGACCTCTCACATTTGCACTGCAAAGTCTCCACAGCAGATCATGGGCTCCCTGGTGAAAGGCTATTTTGCCAGGCAACAG AACTTGTCTCCTGATAAAATTTTCCATGTAATTGTGGCGCCTTGTTATGACAAAAAATTGGAAGCCTTGCGGGAAGATTTCTACACTGCCTTGTATAATTCTCAAGAAGTCGATTGTGTTCTAACATCAG GTGAAATTGTCCAAAtaatggaacagaaaaatgtgtctATGAAGGATGTGACTGAAGTAGCTGTAGATAGTTT GTTTGGTGAAATAAAGGAGGGAGAAATAGTAAGGCATGATGGGAAGACATCTGATGGTTACCTGgagcacatttttaaacatgctGCAAAGGAGCTTTTTGGCATAGATGTCAAAGAAATCACCTACAAAGCGTTAAA GAACAAGGACTTTCAAGAAGTTACCCTTGAAAAAGATGGTGAGACACTGCTGCGTTTTGCAGCAGCTTACGGCTTTAGAAATATCCAGAATATCGTTCTGAAGTTGAAAAAGGGAAAGTTTTCGTACCATTTTGTAGAGGTCCTTGCCTGCCCAGGAG GGTGCTTAAATGGAAAGGGTCAGGCCCAAACTGAAGATGGAAAGCCGGATAAAGCGCTGCTTAACCACATGGAAGAAGTGTATGCTGCAATACCTGTTAAGCTTCCAGAAACCAACATGCACGTACAAAAGATATACCAGGACTGGTTGGAAGGTATGGACTCCAAGAAGGTGCAGGAAACTTTGCACACCAAATACAGTGCAGTAAATCAAACAGGAAACAATCTGGATATCAAATGGTAA